GGATTCCCTGTGCTGTCAGACGGCTGTTTACATAACATGGTACAAAACCAAACTGTGTCTGGAATGCAGGCCAGCATTTTCCTGCAATCGCAACATATTTACGATATCCTCTGTGTTCCTTAATCCAGTCTTTTAATGTCAATTCATACTGTGCAAGCTTTGGAAGAACTTCCGGTTTTTTATTACCTTCTCCAAGCTCTTCTTCCATCTCTTTTACGATTGCAGGGATTCTCTCGTCTCCTTCATGTTTGTTGAATGCCTCAAACAAATCAAGTTCTGAATTTTCTTCAATCTCAACACCAAGATTATATAACTGCTGGATTGGAGCATTACATGCAAGGAAATTCAGCGGACGTGGTCCAAAGCTGATAATCTTCAAATCATTTAATCCGATGATCGCACGTGCGATTGGACGGAACTCAGCAATCATGTCAGCACACTCTTCTGCTGTTCCGATTGGATACTCCGGAATATATGCTTTGATATTTCTCAATTTCAAATTATAACTTGCATTGAGCATTCCACAGTAAGCATCTCCTCTTCCCTGAATCAGATTGTCTCCTGTCTCCTCTGCTGCTGCAACAAACATCTTTGGTCCTTCAAAATGTTTTGCAAGTAATGTCTCTGCAATCTCCGGTCCAAAGTTTCCAAGATATACAACCAACGCATTACATCCTTGGGCTTTAATATCTTCCAATGCCTGTACCATATGGATTTCACTCTCTACGATGCAGATTGGACATTCGTAAATGTCAGCCTCTCCATATTTTGCTTTATACGCATTCATAAGTGCTGCTCTTCTATTTACAGATAAGCTCTCCGGGAAACAATCTCTACTTACTGCTACAACTCCGATTTTCAATTCTGGCATATTACTCATCTTTTATACCAACCTTTCTTTTTGTTTTATATCTGTTATATTTTCTCATTATTTTCGTTCCTGGTTTCATTCGCCATACAAATAGCCGGCGGTTTTCCACACACTCCGTGAATCTCAAACAAGTTATTCACTTACAATGTGATATTTTCACCTTGTAATCCACAAAATGCACCTTCGATTCCTGCTTCTTCATGTGCGATCAGCCATTTATTCTTTGCTGTAATCAGCTTATCTTCCCCATTCTCTCCAATAGGAAATGTAAGCTCTGTATTCGTTCCAGCTGGAAGAACTACAACACAACGGAATCCGCCTTCTACTGCCGTACATGGTGCATAATGCAATGTTGTTGCATACATTTCCACTACTGTCCCAGCCGGAACATAAAATGCTTCTACAAGAGAAGTATCATATGTAAAATCCTCTTTTACATCCTGCTGTGAACCAAGCAATAAAATCATATCTGTAACTGCAATATTAATCTCTGATGAGCGGTGATACTCCAATGCATTTAACTTGTTATTATCGCCGTTGCAATACCCTATCTGAATCGGCAATCCACCATAAGCACGATTCTGGAATGCTTCTGCTTCCGGAAGTGCTTCCATCTCTTCTACAGATGGCACATATATGACCTCTTTCGGAAGTGGGGTATGCTCCATTTCTTTTAAGATTCTGTCGATTGAATACCCTTCCAGAACCCGTCCATATTTTCCAAATGACGCATCTGTAATTTTCTGTATCTCCATGATTTTGGTTCCTCCTTACCTAAACGCTTTGCGAGGTCTTTTCGAGCTTAGCGTTTAGGTACACTTCGGCATCAGACGAGGTCTTTTCGAGTCGATGTCCGAATGTGTTTCCTTACCTAAACGCTTCGCGAAGTCTTTTTGAGCTTAGCGTTTAGGTACACTTCGGCATCAGACGAGGTCTTTTCGAGTCGATGTCCGAATGTGTTTCCTTACCTAAACGCTTCGCGAAGTCTTTTTGAGCTTAGCGTTTAGGTACACTTCGGCATCAGACGAGGTCTTTTCGAGTCGATGTCCGAAAGTGTTTCCTTACCTAAACGCTTTGCGATCTCCTGTACTTTCAATATAACAAGATTTTGCAGCTTCTTCGACCAAATACTTATCCAATGTATGGCACTTTTTTGTCTTTTTTGTGTTTTAGTCACGATATTGTCCATGCGTAAAATTGTTATTTAGTTCACGACAATTCCAAGCAAGAAAAAGACTATGCACTCCTGCTCAGCTTCGTCGGGCAAGCCCGACTCCAATTCGCTAGATTGCATAGTCTTTTTCTTACTTTGTGTCGTATCGTAATTAAGGATTTACTTTTCTGGGATCTGATGCATCTATATCCTGGGTTTATTTGCTGTTGCAGATGCTTTTTTGACAACTGATGTATCTGCAAGACCTGATATTCACTGTTGCAGATGCTTTTTTTGAGATTGATGTATCTGCAACTTGCTTTTCTTCGAACTTGCAGATACTTTTAAGCCTGCCTATCATGTACAATTGTATCTACATCTTGCCTTTTCTGGGATTTAAAGATACTCCCTTCGCAAATTTTGCATCTACATCCCACGTTTTTGATAACGTGCAGATGCTCTCCATCAAAATTTTGCATCTTCAATGCTCTAAAATCCACTATCGCAGATATTGTCGCTCAATATCCTTTGTTGCTATTTACTTCACAACTTGAGTCAATACATTACTTGCAAAAAATTGATATAAGAAATTCGAGCGAATATGAAATGGGCGCTGGTGACACTTAGAGCGTAAATTTTTGCGTTAATGAATTTGAACGAACGTGTTTGAAGCTGCGTAGCAGCAAATTTGAGTTCAAATTCATTTGCTTTTAGCAAAAATTTACGCTCTTATGTGTCTCCCGCTCATAGAATCTGAGCAAGAATTCTTATATCAATTTTTTGTAAGGAACGTATTGCCACTTAGTGAACTAAATAGCAATTTCACACAAGGCCCCTATATCCTCATCACTCACGAATCCTCTCGAAATCCTGCCCTGCGATACTCACTCGGCAGCACTCCATACTTCTTCCGAAACGCCTTCGCCAGTGCTTTACTGTTCGGAAACCCATTGTTCAACGCAATCTCACTAATCGTATGCTCCGTGTTCGTCAGCTCCTGATATGCATACTGCACCCGGATACTCTGCAGATAACTCTTATAATTGATTCCTGCATATTTCTGGAACATTCTTGACAAATAAGTCGGCGAATAACCAAAGATTTCGGCCAGTGTTTCCAATGAAAGTTCTTCTGTATAATGATCTTTTATGTATGCAGTGATGGTTGATAATCGTGTCAGTTTCTTGTTTCGCTTTAACATGTCCTGGTCGACATCCAGCTCACGATATTTTGTAACTAACAAATAGAGAAGCATGTAATAATAGCTTTTCACCTTCATCTCATATCCACTTTGTTTGCCAAGATATGCGTCGTACATTTTCCAGATCAACTCCATGACCTTCTCATCTTGCACGGTAGAATCATGTGTAAAGCGAATGAACTGCTCGCCTGTAAAATAATCTTCAAAAGTTTTTAATGGCATTTGAAGAACAACTGTCTGATTCTTCTCTTGCGCATCAATAGAATGTATCTCATTAGAATTGACAAGCATGAATTCTCCAGCCTCAAGCGGATGTTTCTCTTCATTGATATAAAAAGTTAATCCACCCTCATATACTGCAAATATCTCAATCGAGCGATGCCAATGTTTATCTCTGAAATAATTTCCCTGACTTCCTTCAAACAAAAACATTTTAAATGGTAAATCTTCATTTGGTACAATCAATTCATGGCTATACTTTTCCGTATTATTCAACCTTATCTACCTTCTTTTTCTGCCATATCATTTCCTGTGTTTCTAATTTAAGAAGTTCTGTATAATAACATTTTCAGCCTCTTCTTCTGTCAGACCAAGTGTACGCAATTTTAACAGCTGCTCATCGTTAATTCGACCGATTGCCGCTTCATGGATAATCGCTGCATTCAAATTACGTGCTCTGATTTCTGGAATTGAGCCGACTTCTGCATCATCCATAATAATAGAATCGCACTGAATATGTGCCTGACATTTATTATTTCCAACAGCCTTTGGATGAAATGTCTGGACAGATCTGCCTTTTCCAACTGAACGGGAAATAATCTGTGCGGAACTGTCTTCTCCGTTTAATCTCACTTCTATATTCGATTCTGCTGTCTGCTCTCCTTCTGTCATAAGACGTTCTGTCACATACAACTTTGCGTCTTTTTCCATTTCCACCATTGTCTCGCGGACTGTCGAATCAACGCCTTTTATCTGGGCTGTATCCAATGTAAATACAGAATTTTCTCCTATATAAATATTAGTAACAGGATTTAAAACTTTTCCTCCCGTACCATTTCCCTCACCATAATGCTTTTCCTCATATCGTACATTTGCATTCTTTCCAACATGGAATGTATGGATTCCGTCATGGCGGCTCTCATTACATCCGCTATTGTGGATTCCGCATCCTGCTACGATCGACACATCTGCACCGTCTTCGATATAAAAATCATTATAAACAAGATCTGTCATTCCAGATACACTGACAACAACAGGAATATAAACTACCTCGCCTTTTGTTTCTCCATCGATATAAATGTTTATTCCCGGTTTATCCTCTTTCTTTTTTATCTTAATATGTTCGCTGTCTCCATGACATATTGATGTTCCGTTTTGACGCAGATTGAAAGCTCCGCTTTGACTAAACTTGTTATCGTTAATAACATTCAATACTTCTTCTGTAACCTGATCTAACTTTACCATCCGTCTATGCTCTCCTTTCTCTGTTTTCTGCGCAGTTATGACACTTTTGAACTCCGTTTAGATACGGAAGAACATCTTCTCTTTTGCCTATTTTTTTAATCTCTCCATCGTCGATGATCATAATACGGTCTGCCATATCAATGATTTTTTCCTGATGTGAGATTACGATCAGACTCTGCTTCTTTTCTTTATGCATCTCTTCGAATTTCTGTATTAACATTGAAAAGCTCCACAAATCTATTCCTGCTTCCGGCTCATCGAAAATACATAATTCATGGTCTTTTGCCAGCACCGATGCAATCTCGATTCGCTTCATCTCTCCACCAGAAAGAGTCCCGTCTATCTG
This Ruminococcus hominis DNA region includes the following protein-coding sequences:
- a CDS encoding SufB/SufD family protein, translated to MVKLDQVTEEVLNVINDNKFSQSGAFNLRQNGTSICHGDSEHIKIKKKEDKPGINIYIDGETKGEVVYIPVVVSVSGMTDLVYNDFYIEDGADVSIVAGCGIHNSGCNESRHDGIHTFHVGKNANVRYEEKHYGEGNGTGGKVLNPVTNIYIGENSVFTLDTAQIKGVDSTVRETMVEMEKDAKLYVTERLMTEGEQTAESNIEVRLNGEDSSAQIISRSVGKGRSVQTFHPKAVGNNKCQAHIQCDSIIMDDAEVGSIPEIRARNLNAAIIHEAAIGRINDEQLLKLRTLGLTEEEAENVIIQNFLN
- a CDS encoding DUF4867 family protein, whose translation is MEIQKITDASFGKYGRVLEGYSIDRILKEMEHTPLPKEVIYVPSVEEMEALPEAEAFQNRAYGGLPIQIGYCNGDNNKLNALEYHRSSEINIAVTDMILLLGSQQDVKEDFTYDTSLVEAFYVPAGTVVEMYATTLHYAPCTAVEGGFRCVVVLPAGTNTELTFPIGENGEDKLITAKNKWLIAHEEAGIEGAFCGLQGENITL
- a CDS encoding L-fucose/L-arabinose isomerase family protein, producing the protein MSNMPELKIGVVAVSRDCFPESLSVNRRAALMNAYKAKYGEADIYECPICIVESEIHMVQALEDIKAQGCNALVVYLGNFGPEIAETLLAKHFEGPKMFVAAAEETGDNLIQGRGDAYCGMLNASYNLKLRNIKAYIPEYPIGTAEECADMIAEFRPIARAIIGLNDLKIISFGPRPLNFLACNAPIQQLYNLGVEIEENSELDLFEAFNKHEGDERIPAIVKEMEEELGEGNKKPEVLPKLAQYELTLKDWIKEHRGYRKYVAIAGKCWPAFQTQFGFVPCYVNSRLTAQGIPVSCEVDIYGALSEFIGTVVSQDTVTLLDINNNVPADMYKEDIEGKFPYTHKDTFMGFHCGNTASSKLSFCEMRYQLIMARALPEEVTQGTLEGDIVPGNITFYRLQSTSDNKLRAYIAQGEVLPVASRSFGAIGVFAIPEMGRFYRHVLIEKNFPHHGAVAFGNYGKALFEVFKYIGVPVEEIGYNQPAGVRYPTENPWA
- a CDS encoding AraC family transcriptional regulator gives rise to the protein MNNTEKYSHELIVPNEDLPFKMFLFEGSQGNYFRDKHWHRSIEIFAVYEGGLTFYINEEKHPLEAGEFMLVNSNEIHSIDAQEKNQTVVLQMPLKTFEDYFTGEQFIRFTHDSTVQDEKVMELIWKMYDAYLGKQSGYEMKVKSYYYMLLYLLVTKYRELDVDQDMLKRNKKLTRLSTITAYIKDHYTEELSLETLAEIFGYSPTYLSRMFQKYAGINYKSYLQSIRVQYAYQELTNTEHTISEIALNNGFPNSKALAKAFRKKYGVLPSEYRRAGFREDS